One genomic region from Amia ocellicauda isolate fAmiCal2 chromosome 4, fAmiCal2.hap1, whole genome shotgun sequence encodes:
- the slc24a5 gene encoding sodium/potassium/calcium exchanger 5, translating into MATSALLGKRKRRRIVLFHIAAVLILYGTIHLVYEVAGSSALGRSVRVRRDVENETSCVSSQASEFPEGFFTEQERKDGGIIIYFIVIFYMLLAVSIVCEDYFLPSLELISERLGLSQDVAGATFMAAGSSAPELVTAFLGVFVTKGDIGVSTIVGSAVYNLLAICAACGLLSSAVSKLTCWPLFRDCLAYAISVSAVIAIISDNNIYWYEAASLLLVYGVYILVLCFDIRINQYMMRKFSPCCTCLMKAMEESSEQEPLVGWNDDSGLLVHRHSRTDSGIFQDDSGYSQLSLSLHGLSEIPDDHPSVFKMPEADIKRILWVLSLPLTTLLFLTTPDCRRRFWKRWFMLTFFMSAVWISAFTYVLVWMVTVVGETLGVPDTVMGLTLLAAGTSIPDTVASVLVAREGKGDMAMANIVGSNVFDMLCLGLPWFIKTVFVDTSSPVQVNSTGLLYTAATLLVSIVVLFVSVHLNKMKLDKKLGAVCLVFYFFFATLSILYELGIIGNNPTKPCND; encoded by the exons ATGGCTACATCCGCTTTACTGGGCAAGAGGAAAAGAAGGAGAATCGTATTGTTTCACATCGCAGCAGTGCTCATACTCTACGGCACTATTCACCTGGTTTATGAAGTTGCTGGCAGTTCTGCACTGGGGAGATCTGTGCGCGTCCGGCGAGATGTGG AAAATGAAACCAGTTGCGTGTCTTCTCAGGCTTCAGAATTTCCTGAAGGGTTTTTCACAGAACAAGAAAGGAAGGACGGCGGCATCATCATCTACTTCATTGTCATTTTCTACATGCTGTTGGCAGTGTCTATTGTATGTGAAGACTACTTCTTACCCTCCCTGGAACTGATCAGCGAAC GTCTTGGGCTCTCTCAGGATGTGGCCGGAGCAACTTTCATGGCAGCTGGTAGCTCTGCCCCAGAACTAGTAACAGCATTTCTAG GTGTATTTGTGACAAAGGGAGATATTGGCGTGAGTACTATCGTGGGATCTGCAGTCTACAACCTGCTTGCTATTTGTGCTGCGTGTGGACTTCTATCTTCTGCG GTTTCAAAGCTGACATGCTGGCCTTTATTCAGAGACTGTTTGGCTTATGCAATAAGCGTATCTGCCGTAATAGCTATTATTTCAGATAACAATATATACTG GTATGAAGCAGCGTCGTTATTGCTGGTGTATGGAGTGTATATCTTGGTGCTTTGCTTTGATATTCGAATCAACCAGTATATGATGAGGAAGTTTAGCCCCTGCTGTACCTGCCTGATGAAAGCAATGGAGGAGAGCAGCGAGCAGGAGCCCTTGGTGGGCTGGAACGATGACAGCGGACTCCTGGTGCACAGGCACTCTAGAACAGACAGTGGGATATTCCAAGACGACTCCGGTTACTCGCAGCTTTCCCTGAGTCTACACGGACTCAGTGAAATTCCTGATG ATCATCCCAGTGTCTTCAAAATGCCAGAAGCCGATATAAAGAGAATCCTGTGGGTGCTGTCATTGCCCCTCACTACATTGCTGTTTTTAACAACTCCAGACTGTCGCCGCCGGTTCTGGAAAAGATGGTTCATGCTTACCTTCTTCATGTCAGCAGTGTGGATTTCTGCCTTCACATATGTACTGGTGTGGATGGTGACAGTGGTGG GAGAAACTCTCGGGGTCCCAGACACTGTAATGGGTCTGACTCTGCTGGCAGCCGGAACGAGTATTCCAGACACAGTCGCAAGCGTCCTGGTTGCAAGAGAAG GGAAAGGCGACATGGCAATGGCTAACATCGTGGGATCTAATGTCTTCGATATGCTGTGCCTGGGCTTACCTTGGTTCATAAAAACTGTCTTTGTGGACACCTCTTCCCCTGTACAAGTTAACAGTACAGGTCTGTTATACACCGCCGCAACCCTCCTGGTGTCAATCGTCGTGCTGTTCGTGTCGGTGCACCTCAACAAAATGAAGCTGGACAAGAAGCTTGGTGCTGTATGCTTAgtcttttactttttctttgcaacGTTGTCCATTTTATACGAACTTGGCATTATTGGCAACAACCCCACAAAACCATGTAATGACTGa